The Streptomyces sp. NBC_01255 genome window below encodes:
- a CDS encoding MMPL family transporter, whose protein sequence is MASIARWCIRHRLVVVLLWLLALGGIGTGAVLAGSAYSNDYEVPGTESGRATALLDRGFHGLGGDSGTIVWHTEQGSVRADAVEKRMTTMLDEVAELPGIATVTSPYGDTAGQISEDGHTAYATVTFDAQADDIPEAQAQALVDTAKAVTSDDLQVELGGTAVALTEAPGGHIAEVVGVAVAAVVLFLAFGSLAASVLPIATALVSVGIAYSGIVLLGHLMTVADFAPMLGMLVGLGVGIDYALFIVTRHRKGLKRGLSVPEAAEIAVATTGRAVVFAGATVCIALLGMLILRLSFLNGVAIAASLTVVLTVAASITLLPALLSLIGMRALSRRERRILAERGPQPELPTGFAARWSAFVERHPKLLGAVAAVVMGVLALPTLSLHLGTSDQGNGPATATTRQAYDLIADGFGSGVNGPLTLVAGLDGADDRVALDQLPAALSATRGVASVSPVTYNSSGDTAVLTVVPDSSPQSKQTSELVDRLRTDVLPKAEAGTSLDVHVGGVTASYDDFAEIIVGKLPLFVGVVIALGCLLLLLAFRSIGIPLKAAAMNVAAVAAAFGIVVAIFQWGWGSELLGLGSAGPIEPFLPVIMVSVLFGLSMDYQVFLVSRMYEEWLETGDNRRAVRVGLAETSRVINSAAVIMIAVFLAFVLSGDRVIAMFGIALAAAVALDAFVLRTLLVPALMHMLGGANWWLPKRLDRILPRISIEPPESRAAADARAKIPGQRVTVSTVEENDDVRDIAG, encoded by the coding sequence TTGGCATCCATCGCCCGATGGTGCATTCGGCACCGTCTCGTCGTCGTTCTCCTCTGGCTCCTCGCCCTCGGCGGGATCGGCACCGGCGCGGTACTCGCCGGCAGCGCGTACTCCAACGACTACGAGGTCCCCGGCACCGAATCGGGCCGCGCCACCGCCCTCCTCGACCGCGGCTTCCACGGTCTCGGCGGCGACAGCGGCACCATCGTCTGGCACACCGAGCAGGGCAGCGTCCGCGCCGACGCCGTCGAGAAGCGCATGACCACGATGCTCGACGAGGTCGCCGAACTCCCCGGGATCGCCACCGTCACCTCCCCGTACGGGGACACGGCCGGCCAGATCAGCGAGGACGGGCACACCGCCTACGCCACGGTCACCTTCGACGCGCAGGCCGACGACATCCCCGAGGCCCAGGCCCAGGCCCTCGTCGACACCGCGAAGGCCGTCACCTCCGACGACCTCCAGGTCGAGCTCGGCGGCACCGCCGTCGCCCTCACCGAGGCCCCCGGCGGTCACATCGCCGAGGTCGTCGGCGTCGCCGTCGCGGCCGTCGTCCTCTTCCTCGCCTTCGGCTCCCTAGCCGCCTCCGTGCTCCCCATCGCGACCGCCCTGGTCAGCGTCGGCATCGCCTACTCCGGGATCGTCCTGCTCGGCCATCTGATGACCGTCGCCGACTTCGCGCCCATGCTGGGCATGCTCGTCGGCCTGGGCGTCGGCATCGACTACGCGCTCTTCATCGTCACCCGGCACCGGAAGGGCCTGAAACGCGGGCTGTCCGTCCCCGAGGCCGCCGAGATCGCCGTCGCCACCACCGGCCGCGCCGTCGTCTTCGCCGGCGCCACCGTCTGCATCGCCCTCCTCGGCATGCTGATCCTGCGGCTCAGCTTCCTCAACGGCGTCGCCATCGCCGCCTCCCTCACCGTCGTCCTCACGGTCGCCGCCTCCATCACCCTGCTGCCCGCGCTGCTCTCGCTCATCGGCATGCGCGCCCTGTCCCGGCGCGAACGGCGGATTCTCGCCGAGCGCGGGCCGCAGCCCGAGCTCCCCACGGGCTTCGCCGCCCGCTGGTCCGCCTTCGTCGAGCGCCACCCGAAGCTCCTCGGGGCCGTCGCCGCCGTCGTCATGGGCGTGCTCGCGCTGCCCACCCTCTCGCTCCACCTCGGCACCTCCGACCAGGGCAACGGCCCGGCCACCGCGACCACCCGGCAGGCGTACGACCTGATCGCCGACGGCTTCGGGTCAGGGGTCAACGGGCCGCTCACGCTCGTCGCCGGGCTCGACGGCGCCGACGACCGGGTCGCCCTCGACCAGCTGCCGGCCGCGCTCTCCGCCACCCGCGGGGTCGCGTCCGTCTCCCCGGTCACGTACAACAGCTCCGGCGACACCGCCGTCCTCACCGTCGTCCCCGACTCCTCGCCGCAGTCCAAGCAGACCAGCGAGCTCGTCGACCGGCTCCGCACGGACGTCCTCCCGAAGGCCGAGGCCGGCACCTCCCTGGACGTGCACGTCGGCGGCGTCACCGCCTCCTACGACGACTTCGCCGAGATCATCGTCGGCAAGCTGCCGCTCTTCGTCGGCGTCGTCATCGCGCTCGGCTGTCTGCTGCTCCTGCTCGCCTTCCGCTCGATCGGCATCCCGCTCAAGGCCGCCGCCATGAACGTCGCGGCCGTCGCCGCCGCGTTCGGCATCGTCGTGGCGATCTTCCAGTGGGGCTGGGGGAGCGAACTCCTCGGCCTCGGCAGCGCCGGACCGATCGAACCCTTCCTTCCCGTGATCATGGTCTCCGTCCTCTTCGGACTCTCCATGGACTACCAGGTCTTCCTGGTCAGCCGGATGTACGAGGAGTGGCTGGAGACCGGCGACAACCGGCGGGCGGTCCGGGTCGGCCTCGCCGAGACCAGCCGCGTGATCAACTCCGCCGCCGTCATCATGATCGCGGTCTTCCTCGCCTTCGTCCTCTCCGGCGACCGGGTCATCGCGATGTTCGGCATCGCGCTCGCCGCGGCCGTCGCCCTCGACGCCTTCGTCCTGCGCACCCTGCTCGTCCCGGCCCTCATGCACATGCTCGGCGGAGCGAACTGGTGGCTGCCGAAGCGGCTCGACCGGATCCTGCCCCGGATCAGCATCGAGCCGCCCGAGAGCCGCGCCGCGGCGGACGCCCGTGCGAAGATCCCGGGGCAACGTGTGACGGTTTCGACGGTCGAGGAGAACGACGATGTTCGCGATATCGCTGGGTGA
- a CDS encoding phosphocholine-specific phospholipase C: MSSEKSPELSRRRLLALGGGALGVAAAGSLLPPSLQAAMAAEPPAGGMGAVRHVVILMQENRSFDHYFGTLRGVRGFSDRNAIELPSGKPVFEQPAALGRTVLPFPIRGAAETQQKDLQYIGDLDHSWSGGGKAWRGGWMDGWVSAKTAATMAYYDRRDIPLHYELADTFTICDAYHSSIHTSTSPNRNHLWSGWTGFEADGSRAVTNAAYAEGTHPGYGWPTYAERLEAAGRSWKTYTEWENFTDNNIEFFTTFKKIARKALAGTGGHTFMESFYAAVRDTDDAAERTRLLGLLEEGVAGLTEAERSLFERGLRRVESGTLADAFRADIAAGTLPEVSYLVPSAIDSEHPGSSSPIASAGLVYKVLDALGSHPDVWRHTVVLINYDENDGFFDHVPPPVPPADNTDERWKGQPTGLGIRVPLLVVSPWTVGGYVCSETFDHTSVIRFLEKLTGIAEPNITPWRRAVTGDLTSAFDFKRGRRQPPVEQPGPIPPFTGRWRPQPPAVQRMPVQEPGVRPARPLPYQPDASATVAPGAVTVALRNTGRASAHFALYPYAGEFAVPQHRDVRGKGEWTVPVTGDHYRFTITGPNGFRREFEGPAAGGAELTSRIDHHDRDLHLTVRNTGTAPLAFTVRPLGYVDERDLADWTRTVTVKPGKTRTVVHSAADAHGWYDVEVTAPGGFRRRLMGHIENGRPSVSG, translated from the coding sequence TTGTCATCCGAGAAGTCCCCCGAGCTGTCCCGCAGAAGGCTCCTCGCACTGGGCGGCGGCGCCCTCGGTGTCGCCGCGGCCGGCTCGTTGCTGCCGCCGTCGCTGCAGGCGGCGATGGCCGCGGAGCCCCCGGCCGGCGGGATGGGGGCGGTGCGGCACGTGGTGATCCTGATGCAGGAGAACCGTTCCTTCGATCACTACTTCGGGACTCTGCGCGGTGTCCGCGGATTCTCCGACCGCAACGCCATCGAGCTGCCCTCCGGCAAGCCCGTGTTCGAGCAGCCCGCCGCGCTCGGCCGGACGGTGCTGCCGTTCCCGATCCGCGGCGCCGCCGAGACGCAGCAGAAGGACCTCCAGTACATCGGCGACCTCGACCACTCCTGGAGCGGCGGCGGCAAGGCCTGGCGCGGCGGCTGGATGGACGGCTGGGTCTCGGCCAAGACGGCCGCCACCATGGCGTACTACGACCGGCGCGACATCCCCCTGCACTACGAGCTCGCCGACACGTTCACCATCTGCGACGCGTACCACTCGTCCATCCACACCTCGACGAGCCCCAACCGCAACCACCTCTGGTCCGGCTGGACCGGCTTCGAGGCCGACGGCAGCCGGGCCGTCACCAACGCCGCCTACGCCGAGGGCACCCACCCCGGCTACGGCTGGCCCACCTACGCCGAGCGGCTCGAAGCCGCCGGGCGGAGCTGGAAGACGTACACGGAGTGGGAGAACTTCACCGACAACAACATCGAGTTCTTCACCACCTTCAAGAAGATCGCCCGGAAGGCACTCGCCGGGACCGGCGGGCACACCTTCATGGAGTCCTTCTACGCGGCCGTCCGCGACACCGACGACGCCGCGGAGCGGACCCGGCTCCTCGGTCTCCTGGAGGAGGGCGTCGCGGGTCTCACCGAGGCCGAGCGCTCCCTCTTCGAGCGCGGACTGCGCCGCGTCGAGAGCGGCACCCTCGCCGACGCCTTCCGCGCCGACATCGCCGCCGGCACGCTCCCCGAGGTCTCCTACCTCGTGCCCTCCGCGATCGACTCCGAGCACCCCGGCTCCTCCTCGCCGATCGCCTCCGCCGGCCTCGTCTACAAGGTGCTCGACGCCCTCGGCTCGCACCCGGACGTCTGGCGCCACACCGTCGTGCTGATCAACTACGACGAGAACGACGGCTTCTTCGACCACGTGCCGCCGCCCGTCCCGCCGGCCGACAACACGGACGAGCGCTGGAAGGGCCAGCCCACGGGTCTCGGCATCCGCGTCCCGCTGCTCGTCGTCTCCCCCTGGACGGTCGGCGGCTACGTCTGCTCCGAGACCTTCGACCACACCTCCGTGATCCGCTTCCTGGAGAAGCTGACCGGCATCGCCGAGCCCAACATCACGCCCTGGCGCCGGGCCGTCACCGGCGACCTCACCTCCGCCTTCGACTTCAAGCGCGGCCGCCGGCAGCCGCCCGTCGAGCAGCCCGGACCGATCCCGCCGTTCACCGGCCGCTGGCGGCCCCAGCCCCCGGCCGTCCAGCGGATGCCCGTCCAGGAGCCCGGCGTCCGCCCGGCCCGCCCCCTGCCGTACCAGCCGGACGCCTCCGCGACCGTCGCGCCCGGGGCCGTGACCGTGGCCCTGCGCAACACCGGCCGGGCGAGCGCGCACTTCGCCCTCTATCCGTACGCGGGCGAGTTCGCCGTCCCGCAGCACCGGGACGTCAGGGGGAAGGGGGAGTGGACCGTCCCCGTTACGGGTGATCATTACCGCTTCACGATCACCGGCCCGAACGGCTTCCGCCGTGAGTTCGAGGGCCCCGCGGCGGGCGGCGCCGAGCTGACCTCCCGTATCGATCATCACGACCGTGACCTGCACCTGACCGTACGGAACACGGGCACGGCCCCGCTCGCCTTCACGGTCCGGCCGCTCGGGTACGTCGACGAGCGCGACCTCGCCGACTGGACCCGCACGGTCACCGTGAAGCCCGGGAAGACCCGTACGGTCGTGCACTCGGCCGCCGACGCGCACGGCTGGTACGACGTCGAGGTCACCGCGCCCGGTGGCTTCCGCCGCCGCCTCATGGGCCACATCGAGAACGGACGCCCCAGCGTCTCCGGGTGA
- a CDS encoding protein kinase domain-containing protein, translating into MSNTAHHIGPDTTPDRYRLLRSIGRGGEAVLYLAEIELAGGTEPVVVKILDSKTTITPEVFERISQKWNEQAELLRFVHRPGVVGVREHFQGPPIHRPGESGTITGRALVLVMNHVDGLDLRDWRAERTLTTPAERREVMRTLEQLADVLDWLHSGKATPSGRTVVHGDLSPGNVMVDEHGQATLVDFGLSKLTADHQTAEVWFTPGYAAPEIFAGKRTPSTDRYAFGAIAYFLLSGESPPAAPEQLVSALGALPQIAGLPPEQRERVLSIAAADADRRPLSLSSWVKDVRHGMVSTTTSRPATVQDAVPPIPTARPVAAPAAPPVAPPLAPPPPATPPATPVTEQPLTPPPLAAPQPVVGPQPAVAPQPVVAPQPAVAAPQPVVSQPSAEPPTEHSPGFGPPARGGSGPGTAAAPPRGRKRRNAVLAAVLAAAVLTSGIVIGARFLGDRPSGGNGGANGAKPGSSTTPATTSGTPTTSSTPGDGTGSASGSGETSATASPTDSASPSGHTPGPGPSSVSLTTLDTVARGQYASLEVGNGTVKATYYETALVPTGIDEECSGSAEYNLSTEWKTLTLLAGVDDASENTAARLTISVDGKAVHTGVVNLGSPEKLTLDLDHGLRLRIAYRDPGDSCDMGRLVLGEPTLSK; encoded by the coding sequence TTGAGCAACACGGCACACCACATCGGGCCCGACACCACTCCTGACCGGTACCGGCTCCTCCGGTCCATCGGGCGGGGCGGCGAGGCCGTGCTCTATCTCGCGGAGATCGAGCTGGCCGGCGGCACGGAGCCCGTCGTCGTCAAGATCCTCGACTCGAAGACGACGATCACGCCCGAGGTCTTCGAGCGGATCAGCCAGAAGTGGAACGAACAGGCGGAGCTGCTGCGCTTCGTCCACCGCCCGGGCGTGGTCGGCGTACGGGAGCACTTCCAAGGCCCGCCGATCCACCGCCCCGGCGAGTCCGGGACCATCACCGGCCGGGCCCTGGTCCTCGTGATGAACCACGTCGACGGCCTCGACCTGCGCGACTGGCGGGCCGAGCGCACGCTCACCACGCCGGCCGAACGGCGCGAGGTGATGCGGACCCTGGAGCAGCTCGCGGACGTCCTGGACTGGCTGCACTCCGGGAAGGCCACGCCCTCCGGGCGGACGGTCGTCCACGGCGACCTGTCGCCGGGCAACGTCATGGTCGACGAGCACGGCCAGGCCACCCTGGTCGACTTCGGTCTGAGCAAACTGACCGCCGACCACCAGACCGCCGAGGTGTGGTTCACCCCCGGCTACGCGGCACCGGAGATCTTCGCGGGCAAGCGCACCCCGAGCACCGACCGCTACGCCTTCGGAGCCATCGCGTACTTCCTGCTCAGCGGGGAGTCCCCGCCGGCCGCGCCCGAACAGCTGGTGTCCGCGCTCGGCGCGCTGCCGCAGATCGCGGGGCTGCCGCCGGAGCAGCGCGAGCGGGTCCTGAGCATCGCGGCCGCCGACGCGGACCGCCGCCCGCTCTCCCTGTCGTCCTGGGTGAAGGACGTCCGGCACGGGATGGTGTCCACGACGACGTCCCGCCCGGCGACGGTCCAGGACGCGGTCCCGCCGATCCCGACCGCCCGGCCGGTGGCAGCGCCCGCGGCGCCGCCGGTGGCGCCTCCCCTGGCCCCGCCGCCGCCGGCGACCCCGCCGGCCACGCCGGTGACCGAACAGCCCCTGACCCCACCGCCACTCGCGGCCCCGCAGCCGGTCGTGGGCCCGCAGCCCGCGGTGGCCCCGCAGCCGGTCGTGGCCCCACAGCCCGCCGTGGCGGCCCCGCAGCCCGTCGTGTCGCAGCCGTCCGCCGAGCCGCCCACCGAGCACTCACCCGGCTTCGGTCCACCCGCGCGCGGCGGGTCCGGGCCGGGCACCGCCGCGGCACCCCCGCGCGGGCGGAAGCGGCGCAACGCGGTGCTGGCCGCGGTCCTCGCCGCCGCCGTGCTGACCAGCGGCATCGTCATCGGAGCACGCTTCCTGGGCGACAGGCCGTCCGGAGGGAACGGCGGCGCGAACGGTGCCAAGCCGGGCAGCTCCACGACCCCCGCCACCACGTCCGGCACGCCCACCACGTCCAGCACGCCCGGAGACGGCACCGGGTCCGCGTCCGGGTCCGGAGAGACCTCCGCCACCGCGTCTCCGACGGACAGCGCGTCCCCCTCCGGGCACACACCCGGCCCCGGCCCGAGCTCGGTCTCCCTCACCACTCTCGACACCGTGGCCAGGGGCCAGTACGCCTCGCTGGAGGTCGGCAACGGCACGGTGAAGGCCACCTACTACGAGACGGCGCTGGTGCCCACGGGCATCGACGAGGAGTGCTCGGGCTCCGCCGAGTACAACCTGAGCACCGAGTGGAAGACGCTCACCCTCCTCGCCGGGGTCGACGACGCCTCCGAGAACACCGCCGCCCGGCTCACCATCAGTGTCGACGGCAAGGCCGTCCACACCGGTGTGGTCAACCTGGGCTCACCCGAGAAGCTGACGCTCGACCTCGACCACGGACTGCGCCTGCGCATCGCGTACCGGGACCCGGGAGACTCCTGCGACATGGGCCGGCTGGTGCTCGGCGAACCGACGCTGAGCAAGTAG
- the gatB gene encoding Asp-tRNA(Asn)/Glu-tRNA(Gln) amidotransferase subunit GatB, translating to MTVTELLSYDAALAAFDPVMGLEVHVELGTKTKMFCGCSTELGAEPNSQTCPTCLGMPGSLPVVNAIGVESAIKIGLALNCEIAEWCRFARKNYFYPDMPKNFQTSQYDEPIAFNGYLDVQLEDGEIFRVEIERAHMEEDTGKSLHVGGATGRIHGASHSLLDYNRAGIPLIEIVTKPIEGAGERAPEVAKAYVAELRELIRALGVSEARMDKGQMRCDVNLSLRPHGVEKFGTRSETKNVNSLRSVERAARFEIQRHAAVLTAGGTIIQETRHFHEDDGSTTSGRIKDNAEDYRYFPEPDLVPVAPARAWVEELRGGLPELPRLRRNRLREEWGVSELDMQSILNAGAVDSIVATIEAGADATSARKWWMGELARNANEQGVSLEELAITPSDVARVSALVASGDLNDKLARQVIEGVLAGEGTPDAVVEKRGLKVVSDDGALGTAVDEAIAGNAAIADKIRGGKVAAVGALVGAVMKATRGQADAAKVKDLILEKLGVSEG from the coding sequence GTGACTGTCACTGAACTGCTGTCGTACGACGCGGCCCTCGCGGCGTTCGACCCCGTCATGGGCCTGGAGGTCCATGTCGAGCTCGGCACCAAGACGAAGATGTTCTGCGGCTGCTCGACCGAGCTGGGCGCGGAGCCGAACTCGCAGACGTGCCCGACCTGCCTTGGCATGCCCGGCTCGCTGCCGGTGGTCAACGCGATCGGCGTCGAGTCGGCCATCAAGATCGGTCTCGCGCTGAACTGCGAGATCGCCGAGTGGTGCCGCTTCGCCCGGAAGAACTACTTCTATCCGGACATGCCGAAGAACTTCCAGACCTCCCAGTACGACGAGCCGATCGCCTTCAACGGCTACCTGGACGTCCAGCTGGAGGACGGCGAGATCTTCCGCGTGGAGATCGAGCGCGCCCACATGGAGGAGGACACCGGCAAGTCGCTGCACGTCGGCGGCGCCACCGGCCGTATCCACGGAGCGTCCCACTCCCTGCTGGACTACAACCGCGCCGGCATCCCGCTCATCGAGATCGTCACCAAGCCGATCGAGGGCGCGGGCGAGCGGGCCCCCGAGGTCGCCAAGGCGTACGTCGCCGAGCTGCGCGAGCTGATCCGCGCCCTCGGTGTCTCCGAGGCGCGCATGGACAAGGGCCAGATGCGCTGCGACGTGAACCTGTCGCTGCGTCCGCACGGCGTCGAGAAGTTCGGCACCCGCTCGGAGACGAAGAACGTCAACTCGCTCCGTTCGGTGGAGCGTGCGGCGCGCTTCGAGATCCAGCGCCACGCGGCCGTGCTCACCGCCGGTGGCACGATCATCCAGGAGACCCGTCACTTCCACGAGGACGACGGCTCCACCACCTCCGGCCGGATCAAGGACAACGCCGAGGACTACCGGTACTTCCCGGAGCCCGACCTCGTCCCCGTCGCCCCGGCCCGTGCCTGGGTCGAGGAGCTGCGGGGCGGGCTGCCCGAGCTGCCGCGCCTGCGCCGCAACCGGCTGCGCGAGGAGTGGGGCGTGTCCGAGCTGGACATGCAGTCCATCCTCAACGCGGGCGCGGTCGACTCGATCGTCGCCACGATCGAGGCGGGCGCGGACGCGACGTCGGCCCGCAAGTGGTGGATGGGCGAGCTCGCCCGTAACGCCAACGAGCAGGGCGTCTCGCTGGAGGAGCTGGCGATCACCCCGTCGGACGTGGCCCGGGTCTCCGCCCTGGTCGCCTCCGGCGACCTGAACGACAAGCTGGCCCGCCAGGTCATCGAGGGTGTTCTCGCCGGCGAGGGCACCCCGGACGCGGTCGTCGAGAAGCGCGGTCTGAAGGTCGTCTCCGACGACGGCGCGCTCGGTACGGCGGTCGACGAGGCCATCGCGGGCAATGCGGCCATCGCGGACAAGATCCGCGGCGGCAAGGTCGCGGCGGTCGGCGCCCTGGTGGGCGCGGTCATGAAGGCCACCCGCGGCCAGGCGGACGCGGCGAAGGTCAAGGACCTGATCCTGGAGAAGCTGGGCGTCAGCGAGGGCTGA